In the Leptospira sp. WS4.C2 genome, one interval contains:
- the lon gene encoding endopeptidase La yields METNEFWENPTKLARLEDSLPKQIFLLPIKVRPVFPGIITPLIVPPGRFIQSIEESSKGAGFLGLILLKEDESELPSEDNIFQIGVVARILKRINLPDGGMNILVNTIQRFKIHSIHTKEPVLVANVRYPEEELGTSKNNIKALMRTLLILTKELAQNNPLFTEDMKLTMMNVNEPAKMADFVCSILNLEKEEYQSVIEAIQINDRLEKVLLFLKKEIELVVLQKKIQEQINDKIDNQQRQFFLREQLKAIQQELGSGEDKTEVKYEKLLERLKAVPVTDEIIAEVEREIDKFKNSDPISSDYNVIRNYLDLVDALPWEKPAEKDVNLIHAKKILNRDHHKLEDVKERILEFLAVHKLNPKSKGSILCLVGPPGVGKTSIAKSVAEALGRKFYRFSVGGVRDEAEIKGHRRTYIGAMPGKLISALKITKERDTVILLDEIDKMSQGYQGDPQAALLEVLDPEQNSNFRDHYLDLPFDLSDVLFIATANTFEPIPRVLLDRMEVIQLSGYITEEKVQIFQKYLWKKIFEKNGLNPDSFSMKKETVTLLINSYSRESGLRGLEKTFDKLVRKIALKQVLKEKYSKEIREKDLVEYLGSPPFVDDRMTIPKVPGTALGLAWTNAGGSTLLIEAVLIPGKGGLTLTGQMGKMMEESANIALSFVKNYINNDVLFEKKAIHLHVPDGATPKDGPSAGITMATAILSLVTNQVIAPGFGMTGELTLTGEVLAIGGLREKIVAAKRVGVKKIIFPKDNEKAFQEIPDYVKRGVTFYPVTRFEEVEKLVFPKSKGKKK; encoded by the coding sequence TTGGAAACAAATGAATTTTGGGAAAACCCAACAAAATTGGCGAGATTGGAAGATTCTCTCCCGAAACAAATTTTCCTTCTCCCGATTAAGGTACGGCCTGTATTCCCAGGAATCATCACTCCCTTAATTGTCCCCCCGGGTCGGTTCATCCAATCCATTGAAGAGTCATCCAAAGGTGCCGGGTTTTTAGGCCTTATCCTTTTAAAAGAAGATGAGTCCGAACTTCCATCCGAAGATAATATATTTCAGATCGGAGTGGTGGCTCGTATTTTGAAAAGAATCAATTTGCCCGATGGTGGAATGAATATTTTAGTAAACACCATCCAAAGATTCAAAATTCATTCCATCCACACAAAAGAGCCAGTTCTTGTTGCCAATGTAAGATACCCAGAAGAAGAACTTGGTACAAGTAAAAATAATATTAAGGCTCTTATGAGAACCTTACTTATTTTGACAAAGGAACTTGCCCAAAACAATCCTCTGTTCACAGAAGATATGAAACTTACAATGATGAATGTAAACGAACCAGCTAAAATGGCTGATTTTGTTTGTTCCATTCTGAACCTTGAAAAAGAGGAATACCAATCTGTCATTGAAGCCATCCAAATCAATGATCGTTTAGAAAAGGTATTATTGTTTCTTAAAAAAGAAATTGAGTTAGTAGTTCTCCAAAAAAAGATCCAAGAACAAATTAACGATAAAATTGATAACCAACAACGCCAGTTTTTCCTTCGCGAACAATTGAAGGCCATCCAGCAAGAGTTAGGTTCTGGTGAAGACAAAACAGAAGTTAAATACGAAAAACTTTTGGAACGATTGAAAGCGGTTCCTGTTACTGATGAAATCATTGCGGAAGTAGAAAGGGAAATTGATAAATTTAAAAACTCGGACCCAATTTCTAGCGATTATAATGTCATCAGAAATTATTTAGATTTAGTAGATGCCCTGCCCTGGGAAAAACCGGCAGAAAAAGATGTAAATCTAATTCATGCCAAAAAAATTCTGAATCGCGACCACCACAAACTAGAAGATGTGAAGGAACGGATTTTAGAGTTTTTAGCTGTTCATAAATTGAATCCGAAAAGTAAAGGGTCTATCCTTTGTTTGGTGGGTCCACCGGGTGTGGGTAAAACATCCATTGCCAAGTCTGTGGCAGAAGCTTTGGGTAGAAAGTTCTACAGGTTCTCTGTGGGTGGGGTGAGGGATGAAGCAGAAATCAAAGGCCATAGACGAACCTATATTGGAGCTATGCCCGGAAAACTCATCAGTGCCTTAAAGATCACCAAAGAACGAGACACGGTAATTCTTTTAGATGAAATAGATAAGATGTCGCAAGGTTACCAAGGGGACCCGCAAGCAGCCCTCCTCGAAGTTTTAGATCCAGAACAGAATTCTAATTTTAGAGATCACTATTTAGACCTACCTTTTGATTTGTCTGATGTTTTGTTTATTGCTACTGCTAACACTTTTGAACCTATCCCTCGAGTTTTACTCGATCGTATGGAAGTGATCCAACTTTCGGGATACATCACAGAGGAAAAAGTGCAGATCTTCCAAAAGTATCTTTGGAAAAAGATTTTTGAAAAAAATGGATTAAATCCAGATTCCTTTTCTATGAAAAAAGAAACGGTAACTCTTCTCATCAATTCTTATTCACGGGAATCGGGTTTACGTGGACTTGAAAAAACATTCGATAAATTAGTTCGTAAGATCGCCTTAAAACAAGTGTTAAAGGAGAAGTATTCCAAAGAAATCAGAGAGAAAGATCTGGTGGAATACTTAGGATCTCCTCCGTTTGTCGATGATCGAATGACCATTCCCAAAGTTCCAGGTACAGCACTCGGTCTTGCTTGGACTAATGCAGGAGGATCTACCCTTCTTATCGAAGCTGTCCTCATTCCAGGAAAAGGTGGGCTTACTCTTACGGGACAAATGGGAAAGATGATGGAAGAGTCCGCGAACATTGCCCTCTCCTTTGTAAAAAATTATATAAACAATGATGTTTTATTTGAAAAGAAAGCCATCCACTTACATGTTCCCGATGGTGCCACTCCCAAGGATGGTCCAAGTGCGGGAATAACGATGGCTACGGCTATTTTGTCTCTTGTAACCAATCAAGTGATTGCTCCAGGTTTTGGTATGACCGGTGAACTTACGTTAACTGGTGAAGTCCTTGCCATTGGGGGACTCAGGGAAAAAATTGTAGCCGCGAAACGAGTTGGGGTGAAAAAAATCATTTTCCCTAAAGACAATGAAAAGGCATTCCAAGAAATTCCCGACTACGTAAAACGTGGCGTTACCTTTTATCCGGTCACTCGATTTGAAGAAGTCGAAAAATTAGTATTTCCCAAATCCAAAGGTAAAAAGAAATGA
- the uvrB gene encoding excinuclease ABC subunit UvrB, giving the protein MANFKMVSPFKAAGDQVEAIEKIAKSFGEGKNKITLVGVTGSGKTFTMAEVITRVKKPTLILSHNKTLAAQLFREFKDFFPENAVEYFVSYYDYYQPEAYVPSSDTFIEKDMSMNEEIDKLRLRATSSLLERDDVIIVSSVSCIYGLGSPEDYMNSVVMLHVGDKIDRDQIIRKFLHIQYARNDIDFSRGNFRVRGDTIEIMPSYQEEGIRIELFGDEIDGLSKIDPLTGKVKTKLDRVVVYPAKHFITSGPKIKDAIEKIKSEMAEQKEKFLKQGKHLEAERIESRTNYDMEMLVELGYCSGIENYSRHLTGRSEGERPACLLDYFPNMDFLLIIDESHVTLPQIGGMYAGDRSRKLTLVDFGFRLPSALDNRPLNFQEFETLTPMTLYVSATPDQNEINKSEAVIEQIIRPTGLLDPVVEVRPTTNQIEDLLNEIRLRIEQKERILITTLTKKMSEDLTDYYKEVGLKIAYLHSEIDTIERTEIIRDLRKGVYDCIVGINLLREGLDIPEVSLVAILDADKEGFLRNYKSLVQTIGRAARNVNGKAILYADRMTDSIKKAISETERRRLIQEAHNTKMGITPQSIIKEIHDILPREMAEEDSKEEALKEMEREFTLKKYKTKDKLRDALKREMLRYASDLDFEKAAMFRDKMLALGPDKIES; this is encoded by the coding sequence ATGGCAAATTTCAAAATGGTTTCTCCTTTTAAGGCTGCCGGAGACCAGGTCGAAGCAATTGAAAAAATTGCAAAGTCCTTCGGCGAAGGTAAAAATAAAATCACATTAGTTGGAGTGACGGGTTCAGGAAAAACCTTTACCATGGCCGAGGTCATTACACGTGTCAAAAAACCAACGCTCATTTTATCACATAACAAAACACTTGCGGCACAGCTCTTTCGGGAGTTTAAAGATTTTTTCCCAGAGAATGCTGTAGAATACTTCGTTTCTTATTACGACTATTACCAACCAGAGGCATACGTCCCTTCTTCCGATACCTTCATTGAAAAGGATATGTCAATGAATGAGGAGATCGATAAACTTAGGTTACGTGCCACATCTAGTTTACTCGAACGAGACGACGTGATTATCGTAAGTTCTGTTTCCTGTATTTATGGTTTGGGTTCTCCCGAAGACTATATGAATTCGGTTGTGATGTTACATGTCGGGGATAAAATCGATCGGGACCAAATCATCCGAAAATTTTTACATATCCAATACGCTCGTAATGATATCGATTTTAGCCGGGGTAATTTTCGTGTCCGTGGAGATACGATTGAGATTATGCCTTCTTACCAAGAGGAAGGAATTCGGATTGAACTCTTTGGTGATGAAATTGATGGACTCTCTAAAATTGATCCACTAACTGGTAAGGTAAAAACAAAGTTAGATCGAGTAGTTGTTTACCCTGCAAAACACTTCATCACCTCAGGACCCAAAATCAAAGATGCCATCGAAAAAATTAAGAGTGAGATGGCCGAACAAAAGGAAAAATTCCTAAAACAAGGGAAACATTTAGAAGCAGAACGAATTGAATCCAGAACCAATTACGATATGGAAATGCTTGTGGAACTTGGGTATTGTAGTGGGATCGAAAACTATTCGCGCCATCTAACAGGAAGATCTGAGGGCGAAAGGCCTGCTTGTTTACTCGACTATTTTCCAAATATGGATTTTTTACTAATCATTGACGAATCCCATGTCACCCTTCCACAAATTGGGGGAATGTATGCAGGAGATAGGTCCAGAAAACTAACGTTAGTTGATTTTGGATTTAGACTTCCGAGTGCTCTTGACAACAGGCCATTGAATTTTCAAGAATTTGAAACTTTGACTCCGATGACTTTGTATGTTTCGGCAACCCCTGATCAAAATGAAATTAACAAAAGTGAGGCGGTGATCGAACAAATCATTCGTCCTACGGGGCTACTTGATCCAGTGGTGGAAGTTCGTCCCACCACAAACCAAATCGAAGATTTGTTAAATGAAATTCGGCTGCGCATAGAACAAAAAGAGCGAATTCTCATCACCACTCTGACAAAAAAGATGTCAGAAGACTTAACGGATTATTATAAAGAAGTGGGTTTGAAGATTGCCTACCTCCATTCCGAAATTGATACTATTGAAAGAACAGAAATCATTCGGGATTTACGTAAGGGAGTTTATGATTGTATTGTAGGGATCAATTTGCTCAGAGAAGGACTTGATATTCCAGAAGTTTCTCTTGTTGCCATTTTAGATGCGGATAAAGAGGGTTTTCTTCGCAATTATAAATCTCTCGTCCAAACCATTGGTCGTGCGGCAAGGAATGTAAACGGCAAGGCCATTCTTTATGCAGACCGGATGACTGATTCGATTAAAAAAGCAATCAGTGAAACCGAACGACGCCGTCTAATCCAGGAAGCCCACAACACGAAGATGGGAATCACCCCTCAAAGTATCATTAAGGAAATTCATGATATTTTACCGCGAGAGATGGCGGAGGAAGATAGTAAGGAAGAAGCTCTCAAGGAAATGGAAAGAGAATTTACCTTGAAGAAATACAAAACCAAAGACAAGTTACGTGATGCATTAAAACGAGAAATGTTACGTTACGCATCCGACTTGGATTTTGAAAAAGCTGCCATGTTTCGTGATAAGATGTTAGCACTCGGGCCCGATAAAATAGAATCATAA
- a CDS encoding ABC transporter ATP-binding protein yields MKIYRKLWPYLAKYKYRLSLGVFLSIFVSIFNGASLTSLIPIFDSLGTGENYKFQIALTKKDQSLLTEHKKPDHLQGLTYWEWQFANLKQNTNKELADKKPDDLVYLFCLIILPIYFLKLICLAGTVYFVNSAGLLAVSDLRQALYKKLQVLPLNAFYREKTGVLMSRVINDVDIVGKVVSNDLKDAINDFFYIVTHLIILLVLSWKLFFLLFIVIPLIVGPVSTFADRIRRTTKNQQEQLSELNGDLQEVISGIRVIRAFSMEDKEADRFLKVNQNLSDKTFKTHFYHQIGPALTELSGSVVTMVFLGIGAYLLEDASFSKGMFIAFFLTLIFLMRPLKQMSILVNLIQASVIASDRVFEILGRDVDIKEPKFPNPLGQLSKAIEYKNVSYVYPNTEIYALKNINLTLPLGGTIAIVGSSGAGKSTLVDLLPRLIDPSEGGIFWDDVNAKDLSLDNLRKRIGVVSQNIFLFNGSVRENIAFGKPDASEEEVRRAAEDAFASEFIEAFEEGYDTIVGERGVMLSGGQRQRISIARTLLANPEVLILDEATSALDTESERLIQQAFVRLYENKTVIIIAHRLSTVKIADTIYYLENGEIVESGSHTDLLKNQNSKYKRLYDMQFSSST; encoded by the coding sequence GTGAAGATTTACCGAAAACTTTGGCCATATTTGGCAAAATACAAATACAGACTTAGCCTCGGTGTTTTCCTGTCTATATTTGTTTCCATATTCAATGGGGCATCCCTCACGTCTCTCATTCCTATCTTTGATTCTTTGGGGACTGGAGAAAATTACAAGTTCCAAATTGCTCTAACAAAAAAAGACCAATCACTTCTTACCGAACACAAAAAACCGGACCACCTGCAAGGACTGACTTATTGGGAATGGCAATTTGCCAATCTCAAACAAAATACAAACAAGGAACTCGCAGATAAAAAACCAGACGACTTGGTGTATCTGTTTTGTCTCATCATCCTTCCTATTTACTTTTTAAAACTCATTTGTCTCGCAGGAACAGTCTACTTTGTCAACTCAGCCGGCCTTCTTGCCGTCAGTGACCTTAGGCAAGCTCTTTATAAAAAACTCCAAGTATTACCGCTGAATGCTTTCTACCGTGAAAAGACGGGGGTCCTGATGAGTCGGGTGATCAACGATGTTGATATTGTCGGGAAAGTAGTTTCGAATGATCTAAAAGATGCGATTAACGATTTTTTTTATATCGTTACACATTTGATCATCTTACTCGTGTTAAGTTGGAAGTTGTTTTTTTTGTTATTCATTGTGATCCCATTGATTGTGGGGCCAGTGAGTACATTTGCCGATCGAATTCGGAGAACCACCAAAAACCAACAAGAACAATTGTCGGAATTGAATGGGGACCTTCAGGAAGTCATCTCTGGAATTCGGGTCATCCGAGCTTTTTCAATGGAAGATAAAGAAGCAGACCGGTTTTTAAAGGTAAACCAAAACCTTTCGGATAAAACTTTTAAAACACATTTTTATCATCAAATTGGCCCCGCCTTAACTGAGTTATCTGGTTCGGTTGTAACCATGGTTTTTCTAGGAATTGGAGCTTATCTATTAGAAGATGCTAGTTTTTCCAAAGGGATGTTCATCGCTTTTTTTCTTACCTTGATTTTTCTTATGCGTCCATTGAAACAGATGAGTATTTTGGTGAACTTAATCCAAGCCTCTGTAATTGCAAGCGATCGTGTGTTTGAAATTTTAGGAAGGGATGTGGATATTAAGGAACCAAAATTCCCGAATCCACTCGGCCAACTATCAAAGGCCATTGAATACAAAAATGTATCCTACGTGTATCCCAATACAGAAATTTACGCACTAAAAAATATCAATCTAACATTACCTCTTGGGGGGACCATCGCTATCGTTGGGTCCTCTGGTGCCGGCAAATCTACGTTAGTCGATCTTTTGCCAAGGCTTATCGATCCAAGTGAAGGTGGGATTTTTTGGGATGATGTGAATGCAAAAGATTTGAGTTTAGATAACTTACGAAAACGGATCGGTGTTGTTTCTCAAAATATTTTTTTATTTAATGGTTCTGTTCGCGAAAACATTGCTTTTGGGAAACCTGATGCATCCGAAGAGGAAGTTCGTCGTGCTGCAGAGGATGCTTTTGCATCCGAATTCATTGAAGCTTTTGAAGAAGGTTATGATACCATCGTTGGTGAACGTGGTGTGATGTTGTCCGGCGGGCAAAGGCAAAGAATCTCTATTGCTCGAACTTTACTGGCAAATCCAGAAGTATTGATTTTGGATGAGGCAACATCCGCTTTGGATACAGAGTCGGAAAGGCTTATCCAACAAGCGTTTGTTCGGTTGTATGAAAACAAAACTGTAATCATTATTGCTCACCGTTTATCTACGGTAAAAATTGCTGATACCATTTATTATTTAGAAAATGGTGAAATTGTAGAAAGCGGAAGCCATACAGATTTATTAAAAAATCAAAACTCTAAATACAAACGTTTGTATGATATGCAGTTTTCTAGTTCTACTTAA
- a CDS encoding ABC transporter substrate-binding protein, which translates to MRTLSLVFFLLSLTFCRQETPDFDLKIALSSDPAHLDPLYITDLSGQKLAKFLHQGLFIQNLRGFHSPWILSYKKIPHPKKELWQFQLNSSAPSVQDIEYSLSRLVLETFPRKGDYQFLLAVRSLSETQLELEFKEGTSETEWKEKLSLPFAAIIGKEEWKKDLLKSYGKYNLLSWKKNEYIDLNYQGEVDPNFPKKIRFLILPQSSTSLFLYRKHQLDAFKLTDFLLSLPEANSEFTLTKKGRSVQYVAINQNNPCFDKHFRKALNLSIPRDLIIRKLLENHADLTYGPIPLNYLEKMTNGKNRNGEVYNKQLAIDELNQSTCYPKILTTSLEFRMRGDDENQTKGRAIKQALEDIGLTVKLRPMEKAPLYKENGEGKGDLTLLTWYSDFDSVWNFLDPLFHPEKVGNGGNRSFYRNPVVGKILTKPNKNNQDALQAIERVREDKPWIFLWSIQENYLVSKEFLRYNALADFL; encoded by the coding sequence ATGAGAACCTTATCCCTTGTTTTCTTTCTCTTGTCCCTCACTTTTTGCCGGCAGGAAACTCCCGATTTCGACCTAAAAATCGCACTTTCCTCAGACCCGGCCCATTTAGACCCCCTCTATATAACCGATTTGTCCGGCCAAAAATTGGCAAAATTCCTTCACCAAGGTCTCTTTATCCAAAATTTGCGAGGGTTCCATTCCCCCTGGATTCTCTCTTACAAAAAAATCCCCCATCCAAAAAAAGAACTCTGGCAGTTCCAACTGAATTCCTCAGCACCTTCGGTTCAGGATATAGAATATAGTTTATCTCGTTTGGTCTTAGAAACTTTTCCGAGAAAAGGAGACTACCAATTCTTACTTGCTGTTCGCTCCCTATCCGAAACTCAATTAGAGTTAGAATTTAAAGAAGGTACGAGCGAAACGGAATGGAAAGAGAAACTTAGTTTACCGTTTGCAGCTATTATTGGGAAAGAAGAATGGAAAAAGGATCTATTAAAGTCTTATGGAAAATATAATCTCCTCTCTTGGAAAAAAAATGAATATATAGACTTGAACTACCAGGGCGAAGTAGATCCGAACTTTCCTAAAAAAATCCGTTTCCTCATTTTACCCCAATCTTCGACTTCCCTTTTTTTATATCGCAAACACCAGTTAGATGCATTCAAACTCACGGACTTTCTTCTATCTTTGCCAGAAGCAAATTCAGAATTCACCCTCACAAAAAAAGGAAGGTCGGTTCAATATGTGGCAATCAACCAAAACAATCCTTGTTTCGACAAACACTTTCGAAAAGCTCTCAACTTATCCATCCCGCGCGATTTGATCATTCGTAAATTATTGGAAAACCATGCAGACCTCACCTACGGACCCATTCCTTTAAATTATCTGGAAAAAATGACAAACGGAAAAAACAGAAATGGGGAAGTATACAACAAACAATTGGCAATCGATGAGTTAAATCAGTCTACTTGTTACCCAAAAATCTTAACCACTAGTTTGGAATTTCGTATGCGAGGTGATGATGAAAACCAAACCAAAGGCAGGGCCATTAAACAAGCATTAGAGGACATTGGGCTTACCGTTAAACTTAGGCCAATGGAAAAGGCACCTTTATACAAAGAGAATGGAGAAGGAAAAGGAGATCTTACACTTCTCACTTGGTATTCTGATTTTGATTCTGTTTGGAATTTTTTAGATCCACTTTTTCATCCAGAAAAAGTAGGTAATGGTGGGAATCGTTCTTTCTATAGAAATCCGGTGGTGGGCAAAATTCTTACCAAACCAAATAAAAACAATCAGGATGCCCTTCAAGCCATTGAAAGAGTCAGAGAAGATAAACCCTGGATTTTTCTTTGGTCCATCCAGGAGAACTATTTGGTCTCTAAGGAGTTTCTTCGTTATAACGCGCTCGCCGATTTTCTATAA
- a CDS encoding transglycosylase domain-containing protein: MNPQTNSFFLILEVLYGHLTDLLRFFWIRRVQLFTLGAILGIFLSFFFLGGAYVVWSGEEARVHKSLEKYRSEVSNFYDSFQPKSVKILDRSGKVMGEFYRRNFRPIRTDNLAKHNVIVWAVLSSEDREFFSHSGLNYTAIGRAVVTNLIQFRLSQGGSTISQQLAKLTLNLGKRNLFNKLTELYCTFYIESQYSKEEILAMYLNQIFLGEGNTGVEEAARYYFRKPASELSPEEAALLVGIIPAPSVYNPVRNLGISLSRQKRVLYDMARNPELHPSQKEIPHKFSDSIELNLKKFRTIYKIKETKDEEGNPKYSSEIGKYGADKDFRVNLAPDFNSEIRRFILERFSNEDLEERGLLVYTTLDLEKQRLAEEALRVGVDSVRADLTKQEAEYQKKGKADLAEVTRAILPQLSGSMISLDPETGDIEAMVGGYKISNVFRFNRAEDARRQPGSTIKALVYALAFEKRIVNPSSKIKDEKLDISGYSPKNWYKGYKGDITVRQALAQSVNTVSVKLLHEIGISYFIQKLSAILSIPEEEAEIRFQRNLSLALGSGELSPMELSVIYATLMNGGRRVTPRKIIKITDLDGNEFYNTVANEAAEQILDPVACAMAINTLQSVLTEEGTMTLKKKEGEAFLYAGKTGTVQSPKLKASRWKGLKGVRDVWFAGLTPRNVTVVWVGHDEGAPFPGSGSGVSGGIWYRYTQNVKSKLGMGNQLISNFVGDYVKVDVCADDGTIMETTPDYICKVPLYAQYYYIGDLPPKRAGFVKQEPPTQNTNLRPELIDDDTEISTYDAQGSRIQPTAVDSVELEPPLIENRRARYNEETP, encoded by the coding sequence ATGAATCCGCAGACCAATTCCTTTTTCCTCATCCTTGAAGTATTGTATGGCCACCTAACGGATCTTCTTCGTTTTTTCTGGATTCGTCGAGTTCAACTTTTTACACTGGGTGCCATCCTCGGAATCTTTTTGTCTTTTTTCTTTTTGGGTGGAGCTTATGTGGTTTGGTCGGGGGAGGAAGCTCGCGTCCATAAATCACTAGAAAAATACCGATCTGAAGTATCGAACTTTTATGATAGTTTTCAACCTAAGTCTGTAAAAATCTTAGATCGCAGTGGAAAAGTGATGGGTGAGTTCTATCGCAGAAACTTTAGACCCATACGCACAGATAATTTAGCAAAACACAATGTCATCGTTTGGGCGGTGTTATCTTCCGAAGATAGAGAGTTTTTTTCCCATTCAGGATTGAATTACACAGCCATCGGTCGAGCAGTAGTAACAAATTTAATACAATTTCGTTTATCTCAAGGTGGATCTACCATCTCACAGCAGTTAGCCAAACTCACTTTAAACTTAGGAAAACGTAATTTATTCAATAAACTAACGGAACTCTATTGTACTTTTTATATAGAAAGTCAATACTCGAAAGAAGAAATTTTGGCTATGTATCTAAACCAAATTTTTTTGGGTGAAGGTAATACGGGTGTAGAAGAAGCCGCAAGATATTATTTTCGTAAACCAGCATCAGAGCTCAGTCCAGAGGAAGCAGCCCTTCTTGTAGGAATCATTCCGGCTCCGAGTGTTTATAACCCTGTTCGCAATTTAGGAATTTCTCTTTCTAGACAAAAACGCGTGTTATATGACATGGCAAGAAACCCAGAACTCCATCCTTCCCAGAAAGAAATTCCACATAAATTTTCTGATTCGATCGAACTGAACTTAAAGAAATTTCGAACTATTTATAAGATAAAAGAAACAAAAGATGAAGAAGGAAACCCAAAATACTCTAGCGAAATTGGAAAATATGGTGCAGATAAGGATTTCCGAGTCAATTTAGCTCCTGATTTTAATTCGGAAATTCGAAGATTCATTTTGGAACGATTTTCTAATGAAGATTTAGAAGAAAGGGGTTTACTCGTCTACACTACTTTGGATTTGGAAAAACAAAGACTCGCCGAAGAGGCGTTACGTGTAGGAGTGGATTCTGTTAGAGCCGATCTAACGAAACAAGAAGCAGAATACCAAAAAAAAGGTAAGGCTGATTTAGCAGAAGTGACTCGGGCTATTTTGCCACAGCTTAGTGGGTCTATGATTTCTTTAGATCCCGAAACAGGGGATATCGAAGCGATGGTTGGTGGATACAAAATATCCAATGTATTTCGGTTCAATCGTGCAGAGGATGCCAGGCGCCAACCAGGATCGACAATCAAAGCTCTTGTTTATGCTCTTGCGTTTGAAAAGCGGATCGTAAACCCATCATCCAAAATCAAAGACGAAAAATTAGACATCTCTGGTTATTCACCAAAAAACTGGTATAAAGGATATAAGGGTGATATCACTGTAAGACAAGCTCTTGCCCAGTCAGTGAATACCGTCTCAGTAAAGTTATTACATGAGATTGGAATTTCGTATTTTATTCAAAAGTTAAGTGCTATCCTTTCGATTCCCGAAGAAGAAGCAGAGATTCGGTTCCAAAGAAATTTATCTTTGGCTCTTGGGTCAGGGGAATTAAGCCCTATGGAACTTTCTGTCATTTATGCCACCCTTATGAATGGGGGAAGGCGAGTGACTCCAAGAAAGATAATCAAAATTACTGATTTAGATGGAAATGAATTTTATAACACTGTTGCTAACGAGGCCGCCGAACAAATATTAGATCCTGTAGCTTGTGCGATGGCCATCAATACCTTGCAGTCTGTTCTTACGGAAGAGGGAACCATGACTCTAAAGAAGAAGGAAGGCGAAGCATTTCTGTATGCTGGAAAAACGGGCACCGTTCAATCTCCTAAATTAAAAGCGTCAAGATGGAAAGGTCTTAAGGGTGTTCGTGACGTCTGGTTTGCGGGACTCACTCCAAGAAATGTAACCGTTGTTTGGGTCGGTCATGACGAAGGAGCACCTTTTCCTGGTTCGGGATCTGGTGTATCTGGTGGGATTTGGTACAGATATACACAAAATGTAAAATCAAAATTAGGAATGGGAAATCAGTTGATTTCTAATTTTGTGGGAGATTATGTAAAGGTGGATGTTTGTGCCGATGATGGAACCATTATGGAAACTACACCTGATTACATCTGTAAGGTGCCACTGTATGCTCAGTATTACTATATTGGGGACTTACCACCAAAACGTGCCGGATTTGTTAAACAAGAACCTCCTACGCAAAACACAAATCTGCGGCCGGAACTGATCGACGATGATACCGAAATTTCTACTTACGATGCACAAGGCAGTCGGATCCAACCAACAGCTGTAGACTCTGTGGAATTGGAACCACCCCTTATAGAAAATCGGCGAGCGCGTTATAACGAAGAAACTCCTTAG
- a CDS encoding zinc ribbon domain-containing protein: MDFLLYLYCLLFGIILIAPFLLFYYRFRTDESPFGKEEGAYLKPITEKKSNLLDSLKDIRSDFDSGKLTEEEFQTQSLPYIEALDSLEAELKEKKANVAILSSPKINENWTCANCGSFVAIPNAKFCPNCGTGRLA, translated from the coding sequence ATGGATTTTCTCTTATATCTGTATTGTCTGCTCTTTGGAATCATTCTGATCGCACCTTTTCTGTTGTTTTATTACCGGTTCCGAACTGATGAATCCCCCTTTGGAAAAGAAGAAGGAGCTTATCTCAAACCGATTACAGAAAAAAAAAGTAACCTCCTCGATTCACTCAAAGATATCCGATCTGACTTTGATTCTGGAAAACTAACAGAAGAAGAATTTCAAACCCAATCTCTTCCCTATATTGAAGCTTTAGATTCACTGGAAGCAGAACTAAAAGAAAAAAAGGCAAATGTCGCCATCCTTTCCTCGCCAAAAATTAACGAAAATTGGACCTGCGCCAACTGTGGATCGTTTGTTGCTATTCCTAATGCAAAGTTCTGTCCCAATTGTGGAACAGGTCGCCTGGCTTAA